Proteins found in one Brevibacillus brevis genomic segment:
- a CDS encoding M55 family metallopeptidase — translation MKVFISLDMEGISGLSEWEDVIPGRRHYEAGRRLLTQDVNAAIEGALEAGATEIIVNESHGPMNNIILEELHPQADVIRGFFKPLCMMQGIDSSCDAAFFIGYHGKAGTGDAVLNHTLSGLAIHRLILNGKEVGEAGLNAAIAGAFGVPVVLVTGDSQTAKEVEEHIPGVFTVAVKTGITGLSSQAMHPVRARELIRQRAKEALLHRNTVKPLEQRVENTIEVEFTKSQFATAVSWMPGIELIEGRTVRFHSSDLVSMMPVLQAMLLITGQVNQMITG, via the coding sequence ATGAAGGTGTTTATTTCGTTGGACATGGAAGGGATATCCGGACTTAGTGAATGGGAGGATGTGATCCCCGGTCGTAGACATTACGAAGCGGGGAGAAGACTGCTGACCCAAGATGTTAATGCGGCGATTGAGGGTGCACTGGAAGCAGGAGCTACCGAAATTATCGTCAATGAGTCTCATGGACCGATGAACAATATCATCCTGGAAGAATTGCACCCACAGGCAGATGTCATCCGCGGTTTTTTCAAGCCTCTCTGTATGATGCAGGGAATCGACAGTAGCTGCGATGCCGCATTTTTCATCGGTTATCATGGAAAAGCGGGAACAGGAGATGCAGTACTCAATCATACACTGTCTGGCCTCGCTATCCATAGGCTTATCTTAAATGGCAAAGAGGTGGGCGAAGCGGGTTTAAATGCAGCAATCGCAGGAGCCTTCGGTGTCCCAGTCGTACTCGTTACCGGAGATTCCCAAACGGCTAAGGAGGTGGAAGAACATATCCCTGGAGTCTTTACAGTCGCTGTAAAAACAGGGATAACTGGACTCTCGTCGCAAGCGATGCATCCCGTCCGTGCGAGAGAGCTGATCCGTCAGCGGGCAAAAGAGGCATTGCTCCATCGCAATACAGTGAAACCGCTTGAGCAAAGAGTAGAGAATACGATAGAAGTCGAGTTTACAAAATCACAATTTGCCACAGCAGTCAGCTGGATGCCAGGAATTGAACTCATCGAAGGACGCACGGTACGCTTCCATTCGTCTGATCTTGTCAGTATGATGCCTGTCTTGCAAGCGATGCTGTTGATAACCGGGCAAGTAAATCAGATGATTACTGGTTAA
- a CDS encoding S-layer homology domain-containing protein — protein sequence MNVRQRTISLSFLALLTVSFAQPSFAATTPFTDLVQSGAKDKILSLQQEGVIKGVDDNKFAPNETITAAQGIQLIVNAFDLNLAAIRFVKAPQATDFFSKADNEAWYAESLIIAAVNGLELPADLDPNAEWTKEQFIHQLMRVMETKGNLPMIKLVPVEIKDDHDLTVDYQGSIQRALARDVIELDKENKLHPQKPITREEAAEIIYNALAYLKNHKPLN from the coding sequence ATGAATGTCAGACAACGTACGATTTCTCTTTCTTTCCTTGCATTGTTAACCGTGTCATTCGCCCAACCAAGCTTTGCTGCAACGACTCCTTTTACGGATCTCGTCCAATCTGGAGCAAAGGATAAAATTCTTTCCTTACAGCAAGAAGGTGTGATAAAAGGCGTAGATGATAACAAGTTCGCACCTAATGAAACGATAACAGCTGCTCAAGGTATTCAACTGATTGTAAATGCCTTTGATTTGAATCTGGCAGCGATCCGTTTTGTAAAAGCTCCACAAGCCACTGACTTTTTTTCCAAAGCAGATAACGAGGCTTGGTATGCAGAGAGTCTCATCATAGCGGCTGTGAACGGTTTGGAGTTACCAGCTGATCTCGATCCGAACGCTGAATGGACTAAAGAGCAATTCATTCACCAGCTGATGAGAGTGATGGAGACCAAAGGTAATCTTCCCATGATCAAACTAGTGCCGGTAGAAATCAAAGATGATCATGACCTCACCGTGGATTATCAAGGCTCCATTCAACGAGCTTTGGCAAGAGATGTGATCGAATTGGATAAGGAAAACAAGCTCCATCCGCAAAAGCCCATCACGCGTGAAGAGGCAGCCGAAATTATTTATAATGCCCTTGCTTATTTGAAAAACCATAAGCCTTTGAACTAA
- a CDS encoding M15 family metallopeptidase produces the protein MKKRFLLLGILLLLLGYPFLRTFIDALWEQKEPYTAAFPKYKAIRVEQDQIYQGDLLLVNKNHPIHSEAVPSDVILLSSHKYLVEGYRLQDNSIELSENAAEAFNEMAGAASSDNVNDFMIKSGYRSLEKTGKPAEEKGHDEGALPDCFNEHHLGTALDVASTQMKIDQSPEGKWLQENAWKYGFILRYPKEKVTITGIPYNPMHYRFIGLPHSAIMQERQFSLEEYVNYLREAKEVSGSINGGDYKIYYYPVNTSIMIQVPTNGKYVLSGDNQEGVIVTEFL, from the coding sequence ATGAAAAAGAGGTTTCTCTTACTAGGTATTCTTTTATTGCTATTGGGTTATCCATTCTTGCGGACATTCATAGATGCTTTATGGGAACAAAAAGAGCCGTACACGGCAGCTTTCCCGAAATACAAAGCGATTCGCGTTGAACAAGACCAGATTTATCAGGGCGATCTGTTATTAGTCAACAAGAACCATCCGATCCATTCAGAGGCTGTCCCATCCGATGTGATCCTTTTGTCTTCGCACAAATATTTGGTGGAAGGCTATCGCTTGCAAGATAATTCTATTGAATTGTCTGAGAACGCAGCGGAGGCGTTCAACGAGATGGCCGGTGCAGCAAGCAGTGACAATGTAAATGATTTTATGATCAAAAGCGGCTATCGAAGTTTGGAAAAAACGGGAAAACCGGCTGAAGAAAAGGGACATGACGAAGGTGCATTGCCAGATTGTTTTAACGAACATCATTTGGGAACAGCCTTGGATGTTGCATCCACACAAATGAAAATCGACCAATCTCCTGAAGGGAAGTGGCTACAAGAAAACGCTTGGAAATACGGGTTCATTCTTCGCTATCCAAAGGAAAAGGTCACAATCACTGGCATTCCTTATAATCCTATGCATTACCGATTTATAGGTTTGCCACACAGCGCTATTATGCAGGAGCGTCAATTCTCCCTGGAGGAATACGTGAATTACTTGCGAGAAGCAAAGGAAGTGTCGGGGAGTATAAATGGTGGCGACTACAAAATTTATTATTATCCGGTAAATACTAGCATCATGATTCAAGTGCCTACCAATGGAAAATATGTGCTTTCAGGCGACAATCAGGAAGGTGTCATTGTGACAGAGTTTTTGTAG
- a CDS encoding C40 family peptidase has product MTKRNWKGTTAVVAILMGTSLLMNGQAYAASETGLTSTTTHNQDKLQKKHKNDQNLQQIIEESIANQGNGQAEMDQFDQMVQDGMNNDLAANEESTTDSNLNKQTKDTAPSFDHNTSASSSDIADQVISEGLKYKGVPYKYGSSKKTTRTFDCSSFTQRVFKEVGVKLPRDSRQQSKVGQKVSKDQLQKGDLVFFHSYGSSSSRITHVAIYAGDNKLLHTYGKPGVTTTKFKGTSWEKRFELGRRVI; this is encoded by the coding sequence ATGACAAAGCGAAACTGGAAAGGTACTACTGCGGTCGTAGCTATTCTAATGGGAACTTCTCTTCTCATGAACGGACAAGCCTACGCGGCTTCTGAGACAGGTCTCACCTCCACAACTACACATAATCAGGATAAACTGCAGAAAAAACATAAGAATGACCAGAACCTGCAACAGATTATCGAAGAATCCATTGCAAATCAGGGCAATGGACAGGCTGAAATGGACCAATTTGATCAAATGGTTCAAGATGGTATGAATAACGACCTGGCAGCCAACGAGGAAAGTACTACTGATAGTAATCTGAATAAACAGACGAAAGATACTGCTCCTTCATTTGATCACAATACTTCTGCCTCCTCTTCCGACATTGCCGATCAGGTCATTTCCGAAGGATTGAAGTATAAAGGCGTTCCCTATAAATACGGTTCGAGCAAAAAAACAACACGTACATTTGATTGCTCTTCCTTTACACAGCGAGTGTTTAAAGAGGTTGGCGTAAAACTGCCTAGAGACTCGCGACAACAGTCCAAAGTCGGTCAAAAAGTCTCGAAGGATCAACTGCAAAAAGGGGATCTCGTGTTCTTCCACAGCTATGGCAGCTCGTCTTCTCGCATTACCCATGTTGCCATCTACGCTGGAGACAATAAGCTGCTGCACACGTACGGTAAGCCTGGAGTTACAACAACTAAATTCAAAGGGACTTCCTGGGAAAAACGCTTTGAGCTTGGAAGACGTGTGATTTAA
- a CDS encoding response regulator transcription factor, whose protein sequence is MPTPDGKGYLLLVEDEHNLARYLQLELENEGFSTDIEYDGLSGLEKALTIEYDLILLDVMLPELSGIELCRRIRETKDVPIIMITARGEVPDIVTGLDSGANDYLAKPFAIEELFARIRALLRQRESKANQEIVVGRLRIQPNARRVFFDDEEIMLTPREFDLLYYLVQNKEQAVSREQILTAVWGFDFMGNTNIVDVYIRYLRNKIESDPSVKLIHTVRGIGYTLRD, encoded by the coding sequence ATGCCTACGCCAGATGGAAAAGGCTATTTGCTGCTCGTGGAGGATGAGCATAACTTGGCAAGATACTTACAGTTGGAGTTGGAGAATGAAGGATTTTCGACGGATATTGAATACGACGGGCTTTCCGGATTAGAAAAGGCACTGACGATTGAGTACGACCTCATTCTTCTGGATGTCATGTTGCCCGAATTATCGGGGATCGAACTATGCCGGCGCATACGGGAAACCAAGGATGTCCCCATTATCATGATCACGGCTCGTGGAGAGGTTCCAGATATCGTCACGGGGCTAGACAGTGGAGCCAATGACTATCTGGCGAAGCCGTTTGCCATCGAGGAGTTGTTTGCCCGGATTCGGGCCTTGTTACGTCAGCGGGAATCAAAAGCAAATCAGGAGATAGTGGTTGGTCGCTTGCGTATCCAGCCCAACGCACGGCGAGTGTTCTTCGATGACGAGGAAATCATGTTGACCCCACGCGAGTTTGATTTGCTTTATTATCTGGTTCAAAACAAAGAGCAAGCGGTCTCGCGAGAGCAAATTCTTACAGCCGTTTGGGGCTTTGACTTTATGGGGAATACCAACATCGTGGATGTGTATATCCGGTATTTGCGGAACAAGATTGAAAGTGATCCATCCGTCAAACTGATACATACTGTTCGAGGAATCGGCTATACACTACGAGATTAG
- a CDS encoding sensor histidine kinase has protein sequence MLTPRRYSLKWRLTLFFSSGMLVLLLFLSIFIFFSTSNLVHQHEQKLLNQKATAIAADLKTEITEEASLRIPYLTRLLTNYADVNQFINISDQNGKEIASIRGANWTKEPEDYYERTLVAKEPVQLPFTSELLFVQISTTTEALEWYFSILLTILFLSAFFTLLLSAIGGYWLSNWGLKPLDHLIQQIHSIFPQRLSQRIHHHHVESEIYELIHAFNLLLDRMEEAMVYQQRFVTDASHELRTPLSIIEGYVSLLQRWGQHKPEVRDEALAAVEQECKRLFKLIDDLLSLAKLQHNSQLGSRKVVQPLTPLLLEVKQAWVPIFPPQIKLLFEWEEAIVLLMDRERIRQLLDILLDNARKYTDEGQVKVRAYGDEEAVHIVVEDTGIGIQAKEIPHLFKRFYRVDKSRTRKRGGSGIGLAIAQAIVADHEGSISIAPSADRGLSVHVSLKKAGID, from the coding sequence GTGCTTACACCTCGCAGATACTCACTCAAATGGAGACTGACACTGTTTTTTAGCTCTGGCATGCTGGTTTTGCTTCTCTTTTTGTCTATTTTTATTTTTTTCAGTACCTCTAATCTCGTCCATCAACATGAGCAAAAATTACTCAATCAAAAAGCGACGGCCATCGCAGCCGATTTGAAAACAGAAATCACCGAAGAAGCATCGCTGAGGATTCCCTATTTGACTCGTTTGTTAACGAATTACGCTGACGTCAATCAATTCATCAACATCAGCGACCAAAACGGCAAGGAAATCGCTTCGATACGGGGAGCCAATTGGACAAAAGAGCCGGAAGACTATTATGAAAGGACCTTGGTCGCTAAAGAACCTGTGCAGCTACCGTTCACATCGGAGCTTTTGTTTGTGCAAATTTCTACTACGACAGAAGCGCTTGAATGGTATTTTTCCATCCTGCTCACGATTCTTTTTCTTTCGGCCTTTTTTACCTTGCTACTTTCGGCGATAGGAGGCTACTGGTTGAGCAACTGGGGACTGAAGCCTCTCGATCATCTTATCCAGCAAATCCATTCCATTTTCCCTCAACGCCTCTCCCAGCGAATTCACCATCATCACGTAGAGAGTGAAATCTACGAGTTGATCCATGCCTTTAATCTGTTGTTAGATCGCATGGAAGAAGCAATGGTCTATCAGCAGCGATTCGTCACAGATGCCTCTCACGAATTGCGTACACCGCTCTCGATAATTGAAGGCTATGTAAGTCTTCTGCAAAGATGGGGGCAGCACAAACCTGAAGTAAGGGACGAAGCACTCGCAGCTGTGGAGCAGGAGTGTAAACGACTTTTCAAACTCATTGATGACCTGTTGTCGCTAGCCAAATTGCAGCATAACTCACAACTAGGCTCAAGGAAAGTCGTGCAGCCACTAACCCCTCTGCTTCTGGAAGTAAAGCAAGCGTGGGTTCCCATTTTCCCTCCACAAATTAAGCTGCTTTTTGAATGGGAAGAAGCGATTGTCCTTTTGATGGATCGGGAGCGGATTCGCCAGTTGTTGGACATCCTTTTGGACAATGCACGGAAATATACAGATGAAGGACAAGTGAAGGTACGCGCATATGGGGATGAAGAGGCTGTGCACATTGTGGTAGAGGATACAGGGATCGGTATTCAGGCAAAAGAGATTCCCCACCTTTTTAAGCGATTTTATCGTGTGGACAAATCCCGTACGCGAAAAAGGGGCGGAAGCGGGATTGGTCTGGCCATCGCCCAAGCGATTGTCGCAGATCACGAGGGAAGCATCTCTATTGCTCCTTCTGCGGATAGAGGCTTGAGTGTTCATGTTTCGTTGAAAAAAGCGGGAATAGATTGA
- a CDS encoding LysR family transcriptional regulator: MELKQLEYFMALCQELNFTRAAEKLGIAQPSLSQQIRLLEHEIGMPLFDRIGKRTVMTEAGKTLLHHSYHVFHELSQARAAISELQGLSRGALKIGVLLTVVNYLLPPTVIEFHQRYPKVELSVFGLRTGDIYEGLLKNELDLGIVFLPMEHDDLETIPLYTENLALGVPADHPLAKETFVSLAILKETPCILLPNTYFLRQLIDERCKELGFSPQPVLEMTTMESITNMVGQGVGVTVLSKGYLDYIDDKRIRTIPIQQPNMTAQIGIVYRKNKYLCAASRVFMEQLIASVKRDEG, encoded by the coding sequence TTGGAGCTCAAGCAATTAGAGTACTTTATGGCACTGTGCCAGGAGTTGAATTTTACTCGTGCAGCCGAGAAATTGGGTATTGCACAGCCTTCACTCAGTCAGCAAATCCGCTTGCTTGAGCATGAAATCGGCATGCCCTTGTTTGATCGCATCGGCAAACGAACGGTTATGACGGAAGCAGGCAAAACATTGCTTCACCATAGCTATCATGTGTTTCATGAATTGTCACAGGCGCGTGCAGCGATTAGCGAGCTGCAAGGCTTAAGCAGAGGTGCCTTAAAGATTGGTGTACTGCTGACAGTTGTCAATTACTTGCTCCCACCTACTGTTATTGAGTTTCACCAGCGTTATCCAAAGGTTGAATTGTCTGTTTTCGGGTTGAGAACCGGTGATATTTATGAAGGACTTCTGAAAAACGAACTCGATCTGGGGATTGTTTTTTTGCCTATGGAGCATGACGATCTGGAAACCATTCCGCTCTATACAGAAAATCTGGCATTAGGAGTTCCTGCGGATCATCCGCTCGCGAAGGAAACGTTTGTTTCGCTTGCGATTTTGAAAGAAACCCCCTGCATTTTATTACCGAACACGTACTTTTTGCGTCAGTTGATTGATGAAAGGTGTAAGGAGCTGGGCTTCTCGCCACAGCCTGTTTTGGAAATGACCACAATGGAATCGATTACGAATATGGTCGGGCAAGGTGTCGGTGTCACGGTACTTTCGAAAGGCTACCTCGACTATATCGATGATAAACGGATTCGCACGATTCCGATCCAACAACCTAATATGACGGCGCAAATCGGTATCGTTTACCGGAAAAACAAGTATTTGTGTGCAGCAAGCCGAGTTTTTATGGAGCAGTTGATTGCTTCGGTTAAGCGTGATGAAGGTTGA
- a CDS encoding MOSC domain-containing protein, which translates to MNIEILSINVGKPKQVPYQNKEVSTGIYKTPTTKALYLSFLNLEGDGQADLVHHGGKEKAVCVYPYEHYPFWEAELQTELPIGAFGENLTIRGLVETDVCIGDTFQLGEAVVQVSQPRQPCYKLSVRYGVPEMLLKVQETGYTGFYFRVLKEGLVSHSDVLTRLSRHPKAITVSYANRIMHQEKDNIDGMKNLLEVEELSSNWRATFSKRLSGVEIDTRERMTGHQA; encoded by the coding sequence GTGAATATCGAAATCCTTTCGATAAATGTAGGGAAACCCAAACAGGTACCGTATCAAAACAAAGAGGTTTCTACCGGTATTTACAAAACCCCGACCACAAAGGCTCTATATTTATCCTTTTTGAACTTGGAGGGAGATGGGCAAGCAGATCTTGTCCACCATGGAGGGAAAGAAAAGGCTGTATGCGTCTATCCCTATGAGCACTACCCATTTTGGGAGGCTGAATTACAGACGGAGCTTCCAATCGGTGCCTTCGGAGAAAATTTGACGATCCGAGGATTAGTAGAAACGGATGTTTGTATCGGTGATACCTTTCAGCTAGGGGAAGCGGTCGTACAGGTGAGTCAACCGAGACAGCCCTGTTACAAATTGTCTGTACGATACGGTGTACCTGAAATGCTGCTTAAGGTACAGGAGACAGGCTATACCGGCTTCTATTTTCGCGTGTTGAAAGAAGGGCTGGTATCGCATTCAGATGTGTTGACAAGGCTCTCGCGCCATCCAAAGGCAATAACTGTATCGTATGCAAACCGAATCATGCATCAAGAAAAAGACAATATCGATGGCATGAAGAATCTGTTGGAGGTAGAAGAACTGTCCTCAAATTGGCGAGCGACCTTTAGCAAACGATTATCCGGCGTGGAAATTGATACCCGTGAAAGGATGACCGGCCACCAAGCATAA
- a CDS encoding cupin domain-containing protein — translation MYNNYYHYHQGYYPVLAGWNNSHFHYGWSPHYYNWGHANGNRYWDRYQNTIELRDYGPKPFVVNIEQATKQNNTFRTALWTGKHLQVTLMSINVGDDIGLENHPNTDQFIRVEEGQGLVRMGDRQDHLDFERRVNDNDAIMVPAGTWHNVINTGNTPLKVYSIYAPPQHPFGTVHETKASAMASEQNPQ, via the coding sequence ATGTACAACAACTATTACCATTACCATCAAGGGTATTATCCCGTGCTTGCCGGCTGGAATAACAGCCATTTTCACTATGGGTGGAGCCCTCATTATTACAACTGGGGCCATGCAAATGGGAATCGATACTGGGATCGTTATCAGAATACCATCGAATTGAGAGATTATGGACCAAAGCCTTTTGTCGTGAATATTGAGCAAGCCACAAAGCAAAACAACACATTTCGTACGGCATTATGGACAGGGAAGCACTTGCAGGTGACGCTAATGAGCATAAATGTTGGAGACGACATTGGTTTAGAAAACCATCCGAATACAGATCAATTCATCCGAGTGGAAGAAGGTCAAGGACTGGTTCGGATGGGCGATCGCCAAGATCATTTAGATTTTGAACGAAGAGTCAATGATAACGATGCCATCATGGTTCCCGCGGGCACATGGCACAATGTCATCAATACAGGCAATACGCCGCTTAAGGTATATTCCATCTATGCGCCACCGCAACATCCCTTTGGCACTGTTCATGAGACAAAAGCCAGTGCCATGGCTTCTGAGCAAAACCCTCAATAA
- a CDS encoding PAS domain S-box protein encodes MDKEAQRINLRQEQFNMKELLQSLVETTTDAISIRDMQGNILFLNSAFEKIYGWTYQDLLNDPYCLVPEDLINETKDIFHEIKFAGKNITGYETVRQRKDGEIVQVGLTASPIRDTEGTIVGTSVIARDITDRKMAEEALVKSEAKYRILVENTSDVICQHDVHMNNLFVSPSIEHHLGYTQDEFLQTNSFDLIHPDDVKTVKDLRSLISMHPQNVQMEIRLRHKNGSWVYWESRCVPIMSENKEIDSFLFVSRNITERKHSEEALRKSEEQYRFIAEHTADFISVMDKYGHVSYSSPSHVKKLGTSHIIFENIHPEDAALVCERFSTMIQFDIPVTCEYRYKLENEKWIYLESRGMPFFSSDGGNQYFINITRDITERKQNEELLRRTEKLSVIGELAASIAHEIRNPLTALKGFIQYLRPTLSGGATYTDIMLSELDRINFIVSELLVLAKPQTLNVKRILLHPLIESVVKFLESEASLNNTTINTIFSHSPIAINGEENQVKQVFINILKNSLDAITTNGIISIETTCLPNNQVLIRFTDNGCGISQELLPRLGEPFYTTKEKGTGLGLLVSNKIMKDHQGTITISSEINQGTIVEIMFPISK; translated from the coding sequence ATGGATAAAGAAGCTCAGCGAATCAACCTTAGACAAGAACAGTTCAACATGAAAGAGCTGCTTCAGTCACTTGTTGAAACGACTACGGACGCGATTTCAATTAGGGACATGCAGGGTAATATACTTTTTTTGAATAGTGCTTTTGAAAAAATCTATGGTTGGACATATCAAGATCTCCTGAATGACCCGTACTGTCTTGTACCTGAAGATCTCATTAACGAGACAAAGGACATTTTCCACGAGATTAAATTTGCAGGAAAAAATATAACGGGCTATGAGACCGTGCGTCAACGAAAAGATGGCGAGATCGTTCAAGTTGGTCTAACAGCTTCCCCTATAAGAGATACAGAAGGTACGATTGTAGGCACTTCAGTCATCGCCAGAGATATAACGGACCGCAAAATGGCGGAAGAAGCACTTGTGAAAAGCGAGGCAAAGTACCGCATCCTTGTAGAAAATACGAGTGATGTTATTTGCCAACATGATGTACACATGAATAATCTTTTTGTATCTCCTTCTATCGAACACCACTTGGGATACACTCAGGATGAATTTCTTCAAACGAATAGTTTTGATCTCATTCACCCTGATGATGTAAAAACCGTGAAAGATCTGCGTTCCTTAATCTCTATGCATCCCCAAAATGTTCAAATGGAGATTCGATTACGTCATAAAAATGGATCGTGGGTGTATTGGGAGTCACGTTGTGTTCCGATTATGTCTGAGAACAAAGAGATTGATAGCTTTCTATTCGTTTCACGCAATATCACCGAGCGGAAACACTCCGAAGAAGCCTTGCGCAAGAGCGAGGAACAATATCGCTTCATTGCCGAACACACGGCGGACTTCATTTCCGTGATGGATAAGTACGGTCACGTATCATATAGTTCACCTTCCCATGTGAAGAAATTAGGTACGAGCCATATTATTTTTGAGAACATACATCCAGAAGATGCAGCACTCGTCTGTGAGCGATTTTCCACGATGATTCAGTTCGATATCCCGGTTACATGTGAGTATCGATACAAACTGGAAAACGAGAAATGGATCTACCTCGAATCAAGAGGGATGCCGTTTTTTAGCTCGGATGGCGGAAATCAATACTTCATCAACATTACACGTGACATAACGGAGAGGAAACAAAATGAAGAACTTCTCCGCAGAACAGAGAAGTTGTCCGTCATCGGTGAATTGGCTGCAAGTATCGCGCACGAAATAAGAAATCCGCTTACGGCATTGAAAGGCTTTATCCAATATTTGCGGCCAACACTATCGGGGGGCGCTACTTATACAGACATTATGTTGTCCGAGTTAGATCGAATCAACTTTATCGTGAGTGAGCTACTTGTATTGGCCAAACCGCAAACGCTGAATGTGAAGCGGATTCTTTTACACCCGCTCATTGAAAGCGTGGTAAAGTTTCTTGAATCAGAAGCAAGTCTAAACAACACTACAATCAACACAATATTCAGTCATTCTCCGATAGCGATTAATGGAGAAGAAAATCAAGTAAAACAAGTCTTTATCAATATATTGAAGAATTCCCTCGATGCTATCACGACGAATGGCATAATCAGCATAGAAACCACATGTCTACCTAATAACCAAGTGCTGATACGTTTTACCGACAATGGATGTGGCATTTCCCAAGAACTGCTGCCCAGGCTCGGTGAACCGTTTTATACCACGAAAGAGAAAGGAACAGGCTTAGGTTTACTTGTCAGCAATAAAATAATGAAAGATCATCAAGGAACCATCACCATCTCAAGTGAGATCAACCAGGGTACCATCGTGGAAATCATGTTTCCCATTTCGAAATAG
- a CDS encoding YczE/YyaS/YitT family protein, with protein sequence MWRKFLLHPLAVRYSVFMIGLAVMALGIGMMIEAHLGVAPWDTLHIGLQKTFGLTIGIWSQIVGAMIILASYIIGKIRPNVGMFLNMFFFGLFIDIFMWLNWIPTGETVVERAILFVVGLLIYTIGTGMYISPRLGAGPRDSFMLALHERMGWGIGKVRIGIECTVMVLGLSLGGPVSVGTFVTALAIGPLIKQFIPMWERILAKPYGTAKTG encoded by the coding sequence ATGTGGAGGAAGTTTCTGCTTCATCCGCTTGCAGTTCGATACAGTGTGTTTATGATCGGACTGGCGGTCATGGCGTTAGGCATAGGCATGATGATTGAGGCTCATTTAGGTGTTGCGCCATGGGATACACTGCATATTGGATTACAGAAGACATTTGGACTGACCATCGGCATATGGTCGCAGATCGTGGGAGCCATGATCATTCTCGCTTCCTACATCATTGGCAAGATCCGGCCTAACGTGGGTATGTTTTTAAACATGTTTTTCTTTGGGCTGTTTATTGACATTTTTATGTGGCTGAACTGGATTCCTACAGGAGAGACGGTTGTAGAACGAGCTATTTTGTTCGTTGTCGGTCTGCTTATCTATACGATCGGAACAGGGATGTATATATCACCACGATTGGGAGCAGGTCCACGTGACAGTTTTATGTTAGCATTACATGAACGAATGGGATGGGGCATCGGTAAAGTCAGGATCGGTATAGAGTGCACGGTCATGGTGTTGGGCTTGTCACTTGGCGGGCCTGTTTCGGTGGGGACATTTGTGACGGCCCTTGCCATTGGACCGCTGATCAAGCAGTTTATTCCGATGTGGGAACGAATTTTGGCAAAACCGTACGGAACAGCAAAAACAGGGTAA